A genomic region of Brevibacillus sp. JNUCC-41 contains the following coding sequences:
- a CDS encoding post-transcriptional regulator, with translation MAKKNHPYQRYYLKVRPFLKSKREEFQMVGLNAVTEEDIWGTLTKNKWKRPQENIHLHELVADIVTFSSNQFMNFQMVEAYKSPNLFEPLSEEELKELFKE, from the coding sequence ATGGCAAAAAAGAATCATCCCTATCAAAGGTATTATCTAAAGGTACGTCCATTTTTGAAGAGCAAGCGTGAGGAATTCCAAATGGTCGGATTGAATGCCGTAACGGAGGAAGACATTTGGGGAACTTTAACGAAAAATAAATGGAAGCGTCCGCAGGAAAATATTCACCTTCATGAACTTGTCGCAGATATCGTGACATTTTCGAGCAATCAGTTCATGAACTTCCAAATGGTTGAAGCATATAAATCACCAAACCTATTTGAGCCGCTTTCTGAAGAAGAACTGAAGGAACTTTTTAAAGAATAA
- the spoVB gene encoding stage V sporulation protein B, whose amino-acid sequence MSKFLKGTLILLIASLITRVLGFINRIVIARFIGEEGVGLYMMALPTLFLVVNITQLGLPIAISKYVAEANARGDERKIKKILVVSLACTITLSMIFTPAMLLFAPVLSDYLFTDKRTLWPLMAIAPIVPIIAVSSVLRGYFQGKQNMKPFAFSQVIEQVARITFIAVLTKAFLPYGIEYAAAGAMFASIIGELVSLFYLLTSFKLKKHFKFRKGFFKNVKSGKGTFTELMGIALPSTGSRMIGSVSWFFEPIVVAQSLAIAGVTAAAATSQYGELTGYALPLLMLPSFVTSSLATALVPAVSEARTTGNFLLVEHRLQQALKITFITGCLAIVILFIFAEPILQVMYGSSHAAVFIKFLAPFFILYYFQYPLQSMLQALDLAKAAMFNSLAGNILKIGVIWLLASKESFGIMGAAVGIAVGTMLVTFLHFSTVLKVVPFTLHFRSYISALVLALISGWGGYYLYQFPLSSLPLGTRLMFSVTIVILLFTFFLLMTGSIKKADLIRIPVVGGFLSKFAWK is encoded by the coding sequence ATGTCCAAATTTTTAAAAGGGACGCTGATTTTATTAATCGCAAGCCTGATTACAAGGGTTCTTGGTTTCATTAACCGCATTGTCATCGCCCGCTTCATCGGCGAAGAAGGCGTTGGTTTATATATGATGGCATTACCGACCCTCTTTCTCGTCGTGAACATAACCCAGTTAGGCCTGCCAATCGCCATTTCGAAATACGTGGCTGAGGCCAATGCCAGAGGTGATGAGCGGAAAATCAAGAAAATCCTTGTCGTCTCTTTGGCCTGCACCATTACTCTATCGATGATTTTCACTCCTGCGATGCTGCTTTTCGCGCCGGTTCTCTCAGATTACCTATTCACTGATAAACGGACGCTATGGCCGCTCATGGCGATTGCCCCTATCGTACCGATCATCGCCGTCTCATCCGTACTGCGCGGTTATTTCCAAGGCAAGCAAAATATGAAGCCCTTCGCTTTCTCGCAAGTTATCGAACAGGTGGCCAGAATCACTTTCATAGCCGTCCTGACGAAGGCCTTTTTGCCATATGGAATTGAATATGCAGCAGCCGGTGCGATGTTCGCATCGATTATCGGTGAACTTGTATCCCTCTTCTACTTATTGACAAGCTTTAAATTAAAGAAACATTTTAAGTTCAGAAAGGGTTTCTTCAAGAATGTCAAATCCGGAAAAGGAACGTTCACGGAATTGATGGGGATCGCCCTTCCCTCCACAGGAAGCAGGATGATCGGATCGGTTTCGTGGTTTTTCGAACCGATCGTGGTCGCTCAAAGTTTGGCAATCGCCGGAGTCACCGCGGCCGCAGCCACCAGTCAATACGGGGAGCTGACAGGGTACGCACTGCCTTTACTCATGCTTCCATCATTTGTTACATCATCATTGGCGACGGCACTTGTCCCGGCAGTGAGTGAAGCCCGTACGACCGGAAACTTTTTACTCGTTGAACACAGGCTTCAGCAGGCCCTGAAAATCACCTTTATTACAGGCTGTTTAGCTATCGTCATTCTGTTCATCTTTGCCGAACCGATTTTACAAGTCATGTATGGCTCATCGCATGCTGCTGTTTTCATTAAATTCCTGGCACCTTTTTTCATCCTTTATTACTTTCAATATCCGCTGCAATCCATGCTGCAAGCATTGGATCTTGCAAAGGCCGCAATGTTCAACAGCCTGGCTGGGAACATCCTTAAAATCGGTGTGATCTGGTTACTGGCGTCAAAGGAAAGCTTCGGGATCATGGGTGCCGCAGTGGGGATAGCTGTCGGTACGATGCTCGTTACCTTCCTGCATTTTTCAACCGTGCTGAAGGTCGTTCCTTTCACGCTTCATTTCCGCAGCTATATATCAGCTTTGGTCCTTGCTTTAATTTCAGGATGGGGCGGTTATTATCTTTATCAATTCCCGCTCTCCTCACTGCCACTTGGCACACGGCTTATGTTTTCCGTGACGATCGTTATCCTGCTGTTCACATTTTTCCTGCTCATGACCGGCAGCATAAAAAAGGCGGATCTGATCAGGATTCCTGTAGTGGGCGGCTTTTTATCAAAATTCGCTTGGAAATAA
- a CDS encoding DUF421 domain-containing protein has protein sequence MKECYSLDTLAIIFRTTVIYLVILLLFRLMGKREVGELSILDLVVSIMIGDIAVLSFEDLDKPFLRQIIPMFVLAFIQIIMAYISLKSIRFRNIVDGKPQIIINQGKIDEKAMRRQRYNFDDLLTQLREQGISDLNEVQFAILESSGKLSIIKNTKGKRSKTKETPYPLIIDGEIQERNLDRIGKNHFWLRHQLKKRGETKITEISICGYIDGQFYIDKNETKK, from the coding sequence ATGAAGGAGTGTTATTCATTGGATACCCTGGCTATTATTTTTAGAACAACAGTGATCTATCTAGTCATATTATTACTTTTCCGATTGATGGGTAAGCGGGAAGTTGGGGAACTGAGCATTCTTGATTTGGTGGTATCCATCATGATAGGGGACATTGCCGTCCTTTCCTTTGAAGATTTGGATAAACCATTTTTAAGGCAAATCATACCGATGTTCGTACTTGCTTTCATCCAAATAATCATGGCCTACATTTCATTGAAAAGCATAAGGTTTCGAAACATCGTGGACGGTAAGCCGCAAATCATCATCAATCAAGGGAAAATAGATGAAAAAGCGATGCGTAGGCAAAGATATAATTTCGATGATTTATTGACCCAGCTGCGTGAACAGGGGATAAGCGATTTAAATGAAGTACAATTCGCCATCCTCGAATCCTCAGGAAAGCTTTCAATCATCAAAAATACCAAAGGTAAAAGGTCTAAAACCAAGGAAACACCTTATCCCCTTATAATAGACGGGGAAATACAGGAGAGGAATCTCGATAGAATTGGCAAAAATCATTTTTGGCTCCGGCACCAGTTGAAAAAACGGGGAGAAACGAAGATTACAGAAATTTCGATTTGTGGGTACATAGATGGCCAATTTTATATCGATAAAAATGAAACGAAGAAATGA
- a CDS encoding TIGR04086 family membrane protein: MSVAVIYGVGSIFAIAMIASLIVSILLRFTSLTESSLTYVIMIVSFLSLFIGGFISGGKGKKQGLFLGGSTGLLYLLVVFLFQYLGHDALFTIKQWIYYGCFVITAMMGGVLGVNMSSDSRPD, translated from the coding sequence ATGAGTGTCGCCGTGATTTATGGCGTAGGCTCCATCTTTGCAATAGCGATGATTGCTAGTTTAATCGTTTCCATCCTTCTTCGTTTTACTTCATTGACGGAATCATCCCTGACATACGTGATCATGATCGTGTCCTTTTTATCGCTGTTCATTGGTGGATTCATTTCAGGAGGCAAAGGGAAAAAGCAAGGACTATTCTTGGGCGGGAGCACTGGGCTGCTTTATCTGTTGGTCGTGTTCCTTTTTCAATATTTAGGCCACGATGCACTCTTCACCATCAAGCAATGGATATACTATGGCTGTTTTGTGATTACGGCCATGATGGGCGGCGTGCTTGGGGTCAACATGAGTTCCGACTCCCGTCCCGATTAA
- the yajC gene encoding preprotein translocase subunit YajC: MGSLTQILPLILMFVLFYFLLIRPQQKRQKATQNMQSSLKKGDKVATIGGMHGTIDAIDDLKIVIKSPDGTKLTFDRAAIREITESAPNKEVSV, translated from the coding sequence ATGGGTTCTTTAACACAAATACTTCCATTGATTTTAATGTTCGTATTGTTCTATTTCTTATTGATCCGCCCGCAGCAAAAACGCCAAAAGGCTACGCAAAACATGCAAAGCAGTTTGAAAAAAGGTGATAAAGTTGCTACAATCGGCGGCATGCACGGAACAATCGATGCAATCGATGACTTGAAAATCGTCATTAAATCACCAGACGGCACAAAACTGACTTTTGACCGTGCAGCAATCCGTGAAATTACGGAAAGCGCACCGAATAAAGAAGTATCCGTATAA
- the tgt gene encoding tRNA guanosine(34) transglycosylase Tgt gives MTAIRYELIKTCKQTGARLGRVHTPHGSFETPAFMPVGTMATVKTMSPEDLKQMGAGIILSNTYHLWLRPGHEIIKEAGGLHKFMNWDRAILTDSGGFQVFSLSEFRKIEEEGVHFRNHLNGDKLFLSPEKAMEIQNALGSDIMMAFDECPPFPATEEYMKKSVERTSRWAERCLNAHERPNDQGLFGIVQGGEFENLRKQSAKDLVSLDFPGYAIGGLSVGEPKDIMNRVLEFTSPLLPTDKPRYLMGVGSPDSLIDGALRGIDMFDCVLPTRIARNGTLMTSNGRLVVKNAKYARDFGPIDENCDCHVCKNYSRAYIRHLIKCEETFGIRLTTYHNLHFLLNLMEQVRQAIREDRLGDFREEFFEQYGFNEPNARNF, from the coding sequence TTGACTGCAATACGATATGAGTTAATCAAAACATGTAAACAGACAGGGGCAAGGCTAGGCCGCGTCCATACGCCGCATGGTTCTTTTGAAACGCCGGCATTTATGCCGGTTGGAACGATGGCTACTGTCAAAACGATGTCCCCGGAAGATTTGAAACAAATGGGGGCAGGCATCATCCTGAGCAATACGTACCACCTATGGCTGCGTCCGGGGCATGAAATCATCAAGGAAGCTGGCGGATTGCATAAGTTCATGAACTGGGATCGGGCGATTTTAACCGACTCAGGCGGCTTTCAAGTCTTCAGTTTGAGCGAGTTCCGTAAAATTGAAGAAGAGGGCGTACATTTCAGGAACCATCTGAATGGCGATAAATTATTCTTATCTCCGGAAAAAGCGATGGAAATACAAAATGCGCTTGGTTCCGATATTATGATGGCATTCGATGAATGTCCTCCATTTCCGGCGACTGAAGAGTATATGAAGAAGTCGGTAGAACGGACGTCGCGCTGGGCGGAACGCTGTTTGAATGCACATGAGCGCCCAAATGACCAAGGTCTGTTCGGAATCGTTCAAGGCGGGGAGTTTGAAAATCTTCGCAAACAAAGTGCAAAAGACCTTGTCTCCCTTGACTTCCCGGGTTATGCTATTGGAGGACTATCCGTAGGGGAACCGAAGGATATCATGAACCGCGTCCTTGAGTTTACAAGTCCGCTTTTGCCAACTGACAAACCGCGTTACCTTATGGGAGTCGGTTCACCGGATTCATTGATCGATGGTGCACTCCGCGGTATCGATATGTTTGACTGTGTACTGCCGACGCGAATTGCGCGTAATGGTACGCTCATGACAAGCAATGGGCGTCTGGTTGTGAAAAATGCGAAATATGCACGCGATTTCGGTCCAATCGATGAAAATTGCGATTGCCATGTTTGCAAGAATTATAGCCGGGCATATATCCGCCATTTGATTAAATGTGAAGAAACCTTTGGGATTCGTCTTACGACTTACCATAATCTTCACTTTCTGTTAAACTTGATGGAACAGGTCAGACAAGCTATTCGAGAAGATCGTCTTGGAGACTTTAGGGAAGAGTTTTTTGAGCAGTATGGTTTCAATGAACCAAATGCGAGAAACTTCTAA
- the queA gene encoding tRNA preQ1(34) S-adenosylmethionine ribosyltransferase-isomerase QueA, with product MKLDMFDFHLPEELIAQVPLEDREASKLMVLDKETGKLQHDVFSHITEYIKPGDCLVLNDTKVLPARLYGSKEGTGAKIEVLLLKQEHDDVWETLVKPAKRIKEGSTIVFGDGKLSAVCTGVLEHGGRILEFKYDGIFYEILEQLGEMPLPPYIKEQLDDQDRYQTVYARERGSAAAPTAGLHFTEDLLEKLKGMGVHIAFITLHVGLGTFRPVSVDDIDSHEMHSEFYQMTEGTARLLNDVKAKGGKIITVGTTSTRTLETIASRNDGVFKEENGWTSIFIYPGYEFKGIDAMITNFHLPKSTLIMLISALAGREHVLHAYETAVEEKYRFFSFGDAMLIK from the coding sequence ATGAAATTGGATATGTTTGATTTTCATTTACCGGAGGAACTGATTGCCCAAGTTCCTTTGGAAGATAGGGAAGCTAGTAAATTGATGGTGCTGGACAAAGAAACCGGTAAGCTTCAGCATGATGTATTCAGCCATATTACGGAATATATCAAACCGGGAGATTGCCTGGTGTTGAATGATACAAAGGTGCTTCCGGCCCGACTATACGGCAGTAAAGAAGGAACCGGTGCAAAAATCGAAGTATTGCTGCTTAAGCAAGAGCATGATGATGTATGGGAAACGCTTGTGAAGCCGGCCAAACGGATTAAAGAAGGATCGACGATCGTTTTTGGCGATGGTAAGCTGAGTGCCGTCTGTACAGGTGTGCTTGAGCATGGCGGCCGAATCCTTGAATTTAAATATGACGGCATATTTTATGAAATACTGGAGCAGCTTGGCGAAATGCCGTTACCTCCATACATCAAGGAGCAACTCGACGACCAGGACCGCTATCAAACGGTATATGCACGTGAACGTGGATCTGCTGCGGCACCTACTGCTGGCCTGCATTTTACGGAGGATTTACTTGAGAAACTTAAAGGGATGGGGGTCCACATCGCCTTCATCACGCTGCATGTTGGACTTGGTACATTCCGTCCAGTAAGTGTCGACGATATTGACAGCCATGAAATGCATTCGGAATTTTATCAAATGACGGAAGGCACAGCCAGATTGCTGAATGATGTGAAAGCTAAGGGCGGGAAAATCATTACGGTCGGCACAACGTCCACAAGGACATTGGAAACGATTGCGTCCCGCAATGATGGGGTTTTCAAGGAAGAGAATGGCTGGACGAGCATCTTCATTTATCCTGGTTATGAGTTCAAAGGGATCGATGCGATGATAACGAATTTCCATTTGCCAAAATCTACTTTAATCATGCTTATTTCTGCACTCGCAGGCAGGGAGCATGTCCTACATGCTTATGAAACGGCTGTGGAAGAAAAATACAGGTTCTTTAGTTTTGGAGATGCAATGTTAATTAAGTAA
- a CDS encoding DUF2905 domain-containing protein — protein sequence MMNIPKMVMILGVIIFVIGFAMKYIHLGRLPGDIFLKKGNTTFYFPIVTSIIVSVVLSAIFYLIGRFK from the coding sequence ATGATGAATATACCAAAGATGGTTATGATTCTGGGTGTGATTATATTCGTGATTGGTTTTGCGATGAAATATATACATCTCGGCAGGCTGCCGGGAGATATTTTTCTGAAAAAGGGGAATACGACGTTTTACTTTCCTATCGTTACATCAATCATCGTCAGTGTTGTGTTGTCCGCGATTTTTTATTTGATCGGCCGTTTTAAATAA
- the ruvB gene encoding Holliday junction branch migration DNA helicase RuvB produces the protein MEERIFNQEADLNELSFEQSLRPQNLKQYIGQDKVKANLSVYIEAARMREETLDHVLLYGPPGLGKTTLAVIIANEMGVNIRTTSGPAIERPGDLAAILSALEPGDVLFIDEIHRLPRVVEEVLYPAMEDFCLDIVVGKGPEARSIRIDLPPFTLVGATTRAGSLSAPLRDRFGVLSRLEYYTENHLTDIIIRTARIMDTEMDDQAAAELARRSRGTPRIANRLLRRVRDFAQVRGDGTITAELADYALELMQVDRLGLDHIDHKLLKGIIEKFRGGPVGLETIAATIGEEAHTIEDVYEPYLLQVGFLQRTPRGRMATQLVYEHFGMEMPE, from the coding sequence ATGGAGGAGAGAATATTCAATCAGGAAGCCGATTTGAACGAACTGTCCTTTGAACAAAGCCTGCGGCCGCAAAACTTAAAGCAATATATCGGACAGGATAAAGTGAAAGCGAATTTAAGTGTATACATCGAAGCGGCAAGGATGCGTGAAGAAACGCTCGATCATGTACTTTTATATGGACCGCCTGGTCTTGGAAAGACGACGCTTGCCGTCATCATCGCCAATGAAATGGGTGTGAACATCCGCACGACTTCCGGTCCCGCCATTGAGCGGCCGGGAGATCTGGCGGCCATTTTGAGTGCACTTGAACCAGGTGATGTATTGTTCATCGATGAGATTCACCGTCTTCCGCGTGTCGTTGAAGAAGTGCTATATCCGGCTATGGAGGACTTCTGTCTGGATATTGTAGTCGGTAAGGGACCGGAAGCCCGTTCGATCAGGATCGACTTGCCGCCGTTCACCCTCGTAGGGGCCACGACACGTGCAGGCTCATTGTCTGCACCGCTCAGGGACCGTTTTGGCGTTTTGAGCCGTCTTGAATATTACACGGAAAACCATTTGACTGATATCATCATCCGTACAGCAAGAATCATGGATACGGAAATGGATGATCAAGCAGCGGCCGAGCTTGCAAGAAGGTCAAGGGGCACCCCGAGAATTGCCAATCGGCTTTTACGGAGGGTCCGGGATTTCGCCCAGGTGCGCGGTGATGGTACGATAACGGCCGAGCTTGCCGATTATGCGCTTGAATTAATGCAGGTAGACCGTTTAGGACTCGATCATATTGACCATAAATTACTTAAAGGGATCATTGAAAAATTCCGTGGCGGACCAGTGGGTCTGGAAACGATTGCGGCAACGATTGGCGAAGAGGCACATACGATCGAAGATGTGTATGAACCATATCTGTTACAAGTCGGTTTTCTTCAGCGTACCCCAAGAGGCAGGATGGCAACACAGCTAGTTTATGAGCATTTCGGCATGGAGATGCCTGAATGA
- the ruvA gene encoding Holliday junction branch migration protein RuvA, translating into MYDYIKGKVDYIGPEYIVVENGGIGYQVMTPNPFIFSAQFQKEIQVFLYHYVREDMVALYGFQTRQEKALFTKLLNVTGIGPKGALAILASGQVDQVVQAIENEDESFLVKFPGVGKKTARQMILDLKGKLENIIPDAFPSLFNEGVTAAFSPNGYTEELDEAILALKALGYSEKEIQKVAKKLQAEDMTTEQYIKKALQMMLR; encoded by the coding sequence TTGTATGATTATATAAAAGGCAAGGTCGATTATATTGGACCTGAATACATAGTTGTGGAAAATGGGGGAATCGGATATCAAGTGATGACACCGAATCCTTTTATTTTTTCCGCTCAATTCCAGAAAGAAATTCAAGTTTTCTTGTATCATTATGTTCGTGAGGATATGGTCGCATTATACGGGTTTCAGACTCGTCAAGAAAAGGCGTTATTCACAAAATTATTAAATGTAACGGGAATCGGGCCGAAGGGTGCTCTAGCCATATTGGCATCAGGCCAGGTTGATCAGGTGGTACAGGCAATCGAAAATGAAGATGAATCGTTTTTGGTGAAATTCCCGGGAGTCGGAAAGAAAACGGCACGGCAGATGATTCTCGATTTAAAAGGGAAACTTGAGAACATTATTCCGGATGCGTTTCCAAGCTTGTTTAACGAAGGCGTAACGGCTGCATTCAGTCCAAATGGCTATACGGAGGAATTGGATGAAGCCATTCTTGCATTGAAGGCTCTTGGTTATTCTGAAAAGGAAATCCAAAAGGTTGCCAAGAAATTGCAGGCTGAAGATATGACGACCGAGCAATATATTAAGAAAGCATTGCAAATGATGTTAAGATAA
- a CDS encoding BofC C-terminal domain-containing protein, protein MNILINQLRIQFFMTLFILPICLTVFAEETVQKENEPIERKVILQRMYLDGELSEEKLTETIWSMEDFWSKYEGWIVVDQNEEQIVMKKIENDISPLLKANGYLGMREDGTLSIFIGRPEHAKIIHTFYQIDVGKLEAYKQEELQKGIPIMNKDQYKQLIKEYEPYSVN, encoded by the coding sequence GTGAATATATTGATTAATCAACTTAGAATCCAATTTTTCATGACGCTTTTCATATTGCCAATTTGCCTAACCGTTTTTGCGGAAGAAACCGTTCAAAAGGAAAATGAGCCTATTGAAAGGAAGGTCATTCTTCAGCGTATGTATCTGGATGGTGAATTAAGTGAAGAGAAATTGACAGAAACAATTTGGTCGATGGAGGACTTTTGGTCAAAATATGAAGGATGGATAGTGGTCGATCAAAATGAAGAGCAGATTGTCATGAAGAAAATTGAAAATGACATATCGCCGCTTTTAAAAGCGAATGGTTACCTTGGGATGAGGGAAGATGGTACGTTATCCATTTTTATCGGAAGGCCCGAGCACGCCAAGATCATTCATACTTTCTACCAAATAGACGTTGGTAAACTTGAAGCATACAAGCAGGAGGAACTGCAAAAAGGGATTCCAATCATGAATAAAGACCAATATAAACAGCTCATTAAAGAATATGAGCCATATTCGGTAAACTAG
- a CDS encoding YhcN/YlaJ family sporulation lipoprotein: MQKIKWAHPLCTVLAAVSLVGCANNDTAENEKITNDTGYHEKDALVRNINYENMVQGLYNKDDAYSKSDRNYHGHESKPLKAKSSYYNSYEGTFADQVNGIAKKAEPVIDARTIIMKDEMLVALRLDDYSHANDVKEGIRREIEPLTNGRTLYVTTDEGVYFRTMTLDNNLRDGDTREMIILDANDMFDNLNIHEKHLK; encoded by the coding sequence GTGCAGAAAATAAAATGGGCACATCCGCTTTGTACGGTATTGGCTGCCGTCAGTTTGGTTGGATGTGCTAATAATGATACAGCGGAAAATGAAAAAATAACGAATGATACAGGGTACCATGAAAAAGATGCATTGGTACGCAACATCAATTATGAGAATATGGTGCAAGGTTTATACAATAAAGATGATGCGTACAGTAAGAGTGACCGTAACTACCATGGACATGAAAGTAAACCGCTTAAGGCAAAATCATCTTATTATAATTCTTATGAAGGTACTTTTGCCGATCAAGTTAATGGTATCGCCAAGAAAGCGGAGCCGGTCATCGATGCCAGGACAATCATTATGAAAGATGAAATGCTGGTCGCTTTGCGGCTTGATGACTACAGCCATGCAAATGATGTTAAAGAGGGAATCAGGAGGGAAATCGAACCCCTTACAAATGGCCGCACCCTATATGTAACCACCGATGAAGGTGTCTATTTCAGGACGATGACACTTGATAACAATCTTCGGGATGGCGATACGCGGGAAATGATCATTTTGGATGCCAATGACATGTTCGATAACCTTAACATTCACGAAAAACACTTAAAATAA
- a CDS encoding phosphotransferase: MTTNYQGDSVFNTRLLSYLNRKPKNVHHIQSSVYLLTFEKGHPMILKGFDSFEKWDRQRELTSLLKQKGFHQTYYIHQNLMPFQFKGKWYGSMDYFPPSKKKFKYSNHKDRLEGIQLLESFHDVSEHVSINAPVFNQSKKWKERLSLFKKNFSYVRQYVSEDIIKEWIRWGEWSLEGFDKNQSLWNKEKKVIIHGDCAHHNFLRRADGTLTLIDFDLMANAPRCIDYLQYANRILPHLGDAATEMWEVPQLQRYQSDPAFLYALTYPTDIFREWNRLNKSSSQIHSVWKMSVEGFSKRMEMNEKLKERISSLNRN; encoded by the coding sequence ATGACTACTAATTATCAAGGAGACAGTGTTTTTAACACTCGTCTCCTCTCTTATTTAAATCGTAAGCCAAAGAATGTCCACCATATTCAAAGCAGTGTCTATTTATTAACTTTTGAAAAGGGTCATCCTATGATCCTTAAAGGATTCGACAGTTTTGAAAAATGGGATCGGCAAAGGGAATTGACTTCTTTGTTAAAACAAAAGGGGTTTCATCAAACGTATTATATTCATCAGAATCTAATGCCCTTTCAATTTAAAGGGAAATGGTATGGCAGTATGGACTATTTTCCGCCGAGTAAGAAAAAATTCAAATACTCCAATCATAAGGACCGCTTAGAGGGCATTCAGTTACTGGAAAGCTTCCATGATGTGTCGGAACATGTCTCCATTAACGCTCCAGTGTTCAATCAATCAAAAAAGTGGAAAGAACGCTTATCACTATTTAAAAAGAACTTTTCTTATGTTCGCCAATATGTTTCCGAAGATATTATCAAGGAATGGATTAGATGGGGGGAATGGTCGCTAGAGGGGTTTGATAAAAATCAGTCTTTATGGAATAAGGAAAAGAAAGTCATCATTCATGGTGATTGTGCCCACCATAATTTCTTGCGGAGAGCGGACGGCACTTTGACGTTAATCGATTTTGACTTAATGGCGAATGCCCCGAGGTGCATTGATTATTTACAGTATGCAAATCGTATTTTGCCTCATTTGGGAGATGCGGCCACCGAAATGTGGGAAGTTCCGCAATTGCAAAGGTATCAGTCAGACCCGGCCTTTTTATATGCTTTAACTTATCCTACCGATATTTTCCGTGAATGGAATCGTCTTAATAAAAGTTCTTCCCAGATTCATTCGGTTTGGAAAATGTCCGTGGAAGGATTTTCGAAGCGAATGGAGATGAATGAAAAATTGAAGGAAAGGATTTCTTCCCTTAATAGGAATTAA